From Marinobacterium sp. LSUCC0821, a single genomic window includes:
- a CDS encoding ABC transporter ATP-binding protein/permease, giving the protein MSRSAHNSRRSSGPDKEPVGLNDALNVLKTIWPYLWAYRARMGFAFVLLVLAKVATVTMPWVLKQIVDGLDKTQHIIIAVPILMLIFYGLLRFGSVFFSEARDAVFSRITERAMRQMVLRVFRHLHSLELEFHLSRQTGGISRDIDRGGNGFGFLMRMMVFNIVPTLIELGMVAAILLINFSVYYALIILVSVGIYIYFTVVTTEWRNRFVREMNQLDSQTNTRAIDSLLNYETVKYFNNEEHEAGQYDNNLAQWETSRLKTRMTLMLLNSGQALIIAFGMVALLWMAAQDVVNGNMTIGSLVMINAYILQLFLPLNFLGMVYREVRRALTDIENMFALLKKQPKVSDVKDAQNLSVQKGEIEFKDINFAYHSERPILKNLSFKVAAGEKVAIVGASGSGKSTIARLLFRFYDVGSGQILIDGQPIDQVSQLSLRQAIGVVPQDTVLFNDSIYNNVAYGRPEASRAEVEEAIRLANLDKFIDSLPEKENTKVGERGLKVSGGEKQRIAIARVILKKPPILLFDEATSALDSATEKSILRSFDTLTEGHTSLVIAHRLSTIIDANQILVMDHGEIVEQGTHQQLLAKNGRYKTMWQLQQESE; this is encoded by the coding sequence GTGTCCCGAAGCGCCCATAACAGTCGTCGTAGCTCTGGCCCAGATAAAGAACCTGTTGGTTTGAACGATGCCCTTAATGTATTAAAAACGATCTGGCCCTATCTCTGGGCGTACCGGGCTCGCATGGGTTTTGCCTTTGTTCTATTGGTGCTTGCCAAGGTGGCGACGGTGACGATGCCATGGGTTTTAAAGCAGATTGTTGATGGCCTAGATAAGACACAGCACATAATCATTGCAGTGCCTATTTTGATGCTGATCTTCTATGGCCTGCTCCGCTTTGGCTCTGTCTTTTTTAGCGAAGCGCGTGATGCGGTATTTAGCCGCATAACCGAACGGGCGATGCGGCAGATGGTGTTGCGGGTGTTTAGACATCTTCACTCACTGGAGCTGGAGTTCCATCTATCACGGCAGACAGGCGGCATCTCGCGCGATATCGATCGAGGTGGTAACGGTTTTGGCTTCCTAATGCGCATGATGGTGTTCAACATTGTGCCAACCCTGATAGAGCTTGGCATGGTGGCAGCCATTCTTCTGATCAACTTTAGCGTCTATTACGCGTTGATCATTTTGGTCAGCGTTGGGATATATATCTACTTCACCGTTGTCACTACAGAGTGGCGTAACCGTTTTGTACGTGAGATGAATCAACTCGACTCGCAGACCAATACGCGTGCCATCGACAGTCTCTTGAACTACGAGACCGTAAAGTACTTTAACAACGAAGAGCACGAAGCGGGCCAGTACGACAACAACCTAGCTCAATGGGAGACCTCGCGTCTAAAAACCCGTATGACACTGATGCTACTCAACAGTGGTCAGGCACTGATCATCGCCTTCGGGATGGTGGCACTACTGTGGATGGCTGCGCAGGATGTAGTGAATGGCAATATGACTATCGGCTCTCTAGTCATGATTAATGCCTACATCTTACAGCTATTCCTGCCTCTCAACTTCTTAGGCATGGTCTACCGTGAAGTGCGCCGCGCCCTTACTGATATTGAGAACATGTTCGCCCTTTTGAAAAAGCAGCCGAAGGTTTCTGATGTAAAAGATGCACAAAACCTTTCGGTTCAAAAAGGTGAAATTGAGTTTAAAGATATCAACTTTGCATACCATAGCGAGCGCCCTATCCTTAAAAACCTCAGCTTTAAAGTGGCCGCAGGGGAAAAGGTTGCGATTGTGGGCGCGAGTGGTTCTGGCAAGTCGACCATCGCCAGGCTTCTATTCCGTTTTTATGATGTGGGTAGCGGCCAGATTCTAATTGATGGGCAACCGATCGATCAGGTTTCACAGCTATCACTTCGACAAGCCATTGGCGTAGTGCCACAAGACACGGTGCTATTTAACGACTCCATCTACAACAACGTAGCCTATGGTCGCCCTGAAGCGAGTCGTGCAGAAGTTGAAGAGGCGATTCGTCTGGCCAACCTCGATAAGTTTATTGACTCATTGCCTGAGAAAGAGAACACCAAAGTGGGTGAGCGTGGTTTGAAGGTCTCTGGTGGTGAGAAACAGCGCATTGCAATCGCACGTGTAATTTTGAAGAAGCCCCCTATCCTGCTGTTTGATGAAGCAACCTCCGCACTTGATAGTGCCACTGAGAAGTCTATTCTTCGCTCGTTCGATACCCTTACAGAGGGGCACACTAGTCTAGTGATTGCACACCGTCTCTCAACGATTATCGATGCGAATCAAATTCTAGTGATGGATCACGGTGAGATAGTTGAACAGGGCACGCACCAACAGCTCTTGGCTAAGAATGGCCGCTACAAAACGATGTGGCAGCTTCAACAGGAATCCGAGTAA